The Panicum hallii strain FIL2 chromosome 9, PHallii_v3.1, whole genome shotgun sequence genome has a window encoding:
- the LOC112874269 gene encoding IQ domain-containing protein IQM3-like, with protein MGLSISYPPDDYLPEDDDDDMDRLFVRSLSFDNLSTLDTLESPTALLDALTSKRLIIRGSLSFETTDSDPFQAETTLSMVSPEPAKKSGNYKPINLPRHGSLDNLPPNSPVIAMVSPKHQAAAIKVQKVYRSFRTRRQLADCAVLVEQRWWKLLDFALLKRSSVSFYEVHKPETALSRWSRARTKAAKVGKGLSKDEKAQKLALQHWLEAIDPRHRYGHNLHYYYQHWLHCESKQPFFYWLDIGEGKEVNMEGQCPRWKLLQQCIRYLGPKEREIYEVVVEDGKMMYRLSRKIVDTIEGPRNAKWIFVLSTTRILYIGTKSKGTFQHSSFLAGGATSAAGRLVVENGILKAVWPHSGHYRPTEANFREFMDYLKKRNVDLTNVKLSPAEDQEDEGLRHRGSLSQLNLIESSDPARQEDSKPQTPGADQDKAIANATPVTPPSTSGDTATTAGVGGGTPVMKRSSSGNRLQRKRPPRLTVNKNQLGKGAAEHGAGAFGDCLDFCKENLFRGGEGGEELVVVPQEKILHRINSKMTLHSYQLGNQLSFRWTTGAGPRIGCVRDYPPELQFRSLEQVSLSPRAGAGPARFGTSPRQSPCAPLVSPTPGGLVPPTYGAAGTPTSRLQHGAA; from the exons ATGGGGCTCTCAATCTCATACCCACCAGATGACTACCTTCCTgaggatgatgacgatgatATGGACAGGCTCTTTGTGCGGTCTCTAAGCTTTGATAATCTTAGCACACTTGATACCCTTGAGTCACCAACGGCATTGCTTGATGCCCTGACTTCCAAGAGGCTCATCATACGAGGCTCTTTAAGCTTTGAAACAACGGACAGTGATCCGTTTCAAGCTGAAACTACGCTATCAATGGTGAGCCCTGAACCTGCAAAGAAGAGTGGCAACTACAAGCCTATCAACCTGCCAAGACATGGATCCTTGGATAATCTGCCACCAAATTCCCCGGTGATTGCGATGGTCAGCCCGAAACACCAGGCTGCAGCCATAAAGGTGCAGAAGGTGTACAGGAGCTTCAGGACAAGACGGCAGCTTGCTGATTGTGCTGTTCTTGTTGAACAACGCTG GTGGAAACTACTTGATTTCGCACTGCTCAAGCGCAGTTCAGTGTCATTCTATGAGGTACATAAGCCGGAGACAGCCCTCTCAAGGTGGTCTCGTGCCAGAACGAAAGCTGCCAAG GTGGGGAAAGGTCTTTCCAAGGATGAAAAGGCTCAGAAGCTTGCACTGCAACACTGGCTCGAAGCA ATTGACCCTCGACATCGGTATGGTCACAATCTCCACTACTATTACCAACATTGGCTACACTGTGAGAGCAAACAGCCTTTCTTTTACTG GTTGGATATAGGTGAAGGAAAGGAGGTTAATATGGAGGGCCAGTGCCCAAGATGGAAGCTGCTGCAGCAATGCATCAGGTATCTTGGTCCA AAAGAAAGGGAAATCTATGAGGTCGTGGTTGAGGACGGAAAGATGATGTACAGGCTGAGCCGGAAAATCGTCGATACGATTGAGGGCCCCAGAAATGCAAAATGGATCTTCGTGCTGAGCACAACGAGAATTCTATACATCGGCACC AAGAGCAAGGGCACATTTCAGCACTCGAGCTTCCTCGCTGGTGGAGCCACATCTGCTGCGGGCAGACTGGTTGTAGAGAATGGGATTCTAAAG GCTGTCTGGCCACATAGTGGGCACTACCGGCCCACGGAGGCAAACTTCCGGGAGTTCATGGATTATTTGAAGAAGAGGAACGTGGATCTTACAAATGTCAAG TTGAGCCCAGCAGAAgaccaggaggacgaggggCTCAGGCACAGGGGTAGCCTCTCCCAGCTCAACCTTATCGAGAGCAGCGATCCCGCGAGGCAAGAAGACTCCAAGCCCCAAACCCCTGGCGCCGACCAAGACAAGGCCATAGCCAACGCCACGCCGGTCACGCCACCCTCCACGAGCGGTGATACAGCAACCACCGCAGGAGTAGGAGGAGGCACGCCAGTGATGAAGAGGTCCTCGTCAGGCAACCGACTGCAGCGCAAGCGCCCGCCGCGGCTGACGGTGAACAAGAACCAGCTGGGCAAGGGCGCTGCCGAGCATGGCGCGGGAGCATTCGGGGACTGCCTGGACTTCTGCAAGGAGAACCTGTTCCggggcggcgagggaggcgagGAGTTGGTGGTGGTGCCGCAGGAGAAGATCCTGCACCGCATCAACTCCAAGATGACTCTGCACTCGTACCAGCTCGGGAACCAGCTGTCGTTCCGGTGGACCACCGGAGCCGGGCCgaggatcgggtgcgtccggGACTACCCGCCGGAGCTGCAGTTCCGGTCGCTGGAGCAGGTCAGCCTGTCGCCACGGGCCGGCGCAGGGCCAGCCAGGTTCGGGACTTCGCCCCGGCAGAGCCCGTGCGCGCCGCTCGTGTCGCCCACGCCCGGTGGCCTCGTCCCGCCGACGTACGGCGCGGCGGGGACACCCACGTCGCGGCTGCAGCACGGTGCAGCCTAG